In Pseudofrankia saprophytica, one genomic interval encodes:
- a CDS encoding ABC transporter ATP-binding protein — translation MIEARGLTKRYGSKTAVDDLTFSVQPGVVTGFLGPNGAGKSTTMRMAIGLDRPTKGKITVNGKAYRDFAAPLCEVGVLLEAKAVHTGRSAYKHLLAVAQTQGIPRRRVDEVLGLVGLSEVAGKRVGGFSLGMGQRLGIASAMLGDPDVLILDEPVNGLDPEGIRWIRTLLQTLAAEGRTIFVSSHLMSEMALTATHLIVVGRGKLIANMSVEDFIRSASGDLVHVRSPQASRLAEVLDRENAKTTPTGLDTLAVNGLTAQRIGDLAFEAGVPLHELTPRQVSLEDAFMDITRDAVEYNHGQPQQARVPAAATSAGGFVDDGSVGAGATNARGQA, via the coding sequence ATGATAGAGGCGCGCGGCCTGACAAAGCGGTACGGCAGCAAGACGGCTGTCGACGACCTCACCTTCAGCGTCCAGCCAGGCGTGGTCACCGGGTTCCTGGGCCCGAACGGCGCTGGCAAGTCCACGACGATGCGGATGGCCATCGGTCTCGACCGGCCGACCAAGGGCAAGATCACCGTCAACGGCAAGGCCTACCGGGACTTCGCCGCCCCGCTGTGCGAGGTCGGCGTGCTGCTCGAGGCGAAGGCCGTGCACACCGGCCGGTCGGCCTACAAGCACCTGCTGGCCGTGGCGCAGACGCAGGGCATCCCGCGCCGCCGGGTCGACGAGGTGCTGGGCCTGGTGGGCCTGTCCGAGGTGGCGGGCAAGCGGGTCGGCGGCTTCTCGCTCGGCATGGGACAGCGCCTGGGGATCGCGTCCGCGATGCTCGGCGACCCGGACGTGCTCATCCTCGACGAGCCGGTCAACGGGCTCGACCCCGAGGGCATCCGCTGGATCCGAACCCTGCTGCAGACGCTCGCGGCCGAGGGCCGGACCATCTTCGTCTCGTCGCACCTGATGAGCGAGATGGCGCTGACCGCCACCCACCTGATCGTCGTCGGGCGCGGCAAGCTGATCGCGAACATGTCGGTCGAGGACTTCATCCGGTCCGCCTCCGGCGACCTGGTGCACGTGCGCTCCCCGCAGGCCAGCCGGCTCGCCGAGGTGCTCGACCGCGAGAACGCGAAGACCACGCCCACCGGGCTGGACACGCTGGCCGTCAACGGCCTGACCGCCCAGCGGATCGGCGACCTGGCGTTCGAGGCCGGCGTCCCGCTGCATGAGCTCACCCCGCGGCAGGTGTCGCTGGAGGACGCGTTCATGGACATCACCCGGGACGCCGTCGAGTACAACCACGGCCAGCCGCAGCAGGCCCGTGTTCCGGCCGCCGCGACCTCCGCCGGCGGCTTCGTAGACGACGGCTCCGTCGGGGCCGGCGCGACCAACGCGAGGGGGCAGGCATGA
- the cas6 gene encoding CRISPR system precrRNA processing endoribonuclease RAMP protein Cas6, which translates to MPSILLVRMAGAIPDVPPRWLLTAASAICDPGGRTHAAEARPFSVGALVPGAGPDLSGPRAPGDAHLAGGRGPSVSAGGQPGHGGAVTTWRLGWLDDGAPPPGWPPDTVRFGSQVVPVIGADLHRYSYAELAQGRPARSVRLTMNTPTFFALDGRDLPLPDPALAIGGLLARWNAYAPGPLRISADDARALVDAVFLDGVWGASAEVELGHGLRQVGFVGQADLRLLAATSDYIATMFTALARFAAFAGLGARTAHGFGAVDVDVVDLAPAPRRTAPVAVPTSRRSDRSPARSPAARTIRL; encoded by the coding sequence ATGCCGTCGATACTTCTCGTCCGAATGGCGGGAGCCATTCCGGACGTGCCCCCTCGTTGGCTGCTCACCGCGGCAAGCGCCATCTGCGACCCCGGCGGCAGGACTCATGCCGCCGAGGCCAGGCCCTTCAGCGTCGGCGCGCTGGTGCCCGGCGCCGGGCCCGACCTCAGCGGGCCGCGCGCCCCCGGCGACGCCCACCTCGCCGGCGGACGAGGGCCCTCCGTGTCCGCCGGCGGCCAGCCGGGCCATGGTGGCGCCGTGACGACCTGGCGGCTGGGCTGGCTCGACGACGGCGCCCCGCCGCCCGGGTGGCCGCCGGACACGGTCCGGTTCGGTTCCCAGGTGGTCCCGGTCATCGGCGCCGACCTGCACCGGTACTCCTACGCCGAGCTCGCGCAGGGCCGGCCGGCCCGCAGCGTCCGGCTGACGATGAACACCCCGACGTTCTTCGCCCTGGACGGGCGTGACCTGCCGCTGCCCGACCCGGCGCTGGCCATCGGCGGCCTGCTCGCCCGCTGGAACGCCTACGCGCCCGGGCCGCTGCGGATCAGCGCCGACGACGCGCGGGCCCTCGTCGACGCGGTCTTCCTCGACGGCGTCTGGGGCGCGAGCGCCGAGGTCGAGCTCGGGCACGGGCTGCGTCAGGTGGGGTTCGTCGGGCAGGCCGACCTGCGGCTGCTCGCGGCCACGTCCGACTACATCGCGACCATGTTCACCGCGCTCGCCCGGTTCGCCGCGTTCGCCGGCCTCGGCGCTCGCACCGCCCACGGATTCGGCGCGGTGGACGTCGACGTCGTCGACCTCGCGCCCGCGCCACGGCGGACGGCGCCGGTGGCCGTCCCGACGAGCCGGCGTTCGGACCGCTCCCCGGCCCGCTCCCCCGCTGCAAGGACCATCAGGCTGTAG
- the bfr gene encoding bacterioferritin, with amino-acid sequence MRGDAEIIELLNAVLTDELTAVNQYFLHSRMQRNWGYKRLSEHSYHESIDEMKHADELIERVLYLGGHPNLQRLHTLAIGENVPEQLSLDRKHEERSVDVLRPGIALCRERGDIGSALLLERILHDEEEHIDWLDAQHDLIDQIGTENYLAQQIRD; translated from the coding sequence ATGCGCGGGGACGCGGAGATCATCGAGCTGTTGAACGCGGTGCTCACCGATGAGCTGACGGCGGTGAACCAATACTTCCTGCATTCGCGTATGCAGCGTAACTGGGGGTACAAGCGGCTTTCTGAGCATTCCTACCACGAGTCGATCGACGAGATGAAGCACGCCGACGAGCTCATCGAGCGGGTGCTTTACCTCGGCGGGCACCCCAACCTCCAGCGGCTGCACACGCTGGCCATCGGCGAGAACGTGCCCGAGCAGCTCAGTCTCGACCGCAAGCACGAGGAGCGGTCGGTCGACGTGCTGCGACCTGGCATCGCCCTGTGTCGAGAGCGTGGCGACATCGGCTCCGCGCTGCTGCTCGAGCGGATCCTGCACGACGAGGAGGAGCACATCGACTGGCTCGACGCGCAGCACGACCTGATCGACCAGATCGGAACCGAGAACTACCTGGCGCAGCAGATCCGCGACTGA
- a CDS encoding MFS transporter, with the protein MGTRGAGYRWVVLAVGTVAQATTSAYFQGLAGIGPALRAEHGLTLGGLGLLLACPTAGILLTLLAWGPLVDRYGECPAMTAGLAGAAVCLFGAGLGHGLATRAVLLALAGAAGASVTTASGRAVLTWFPGARRGVAMGIRQCAVPAGSGLAAAGLPAVTDRFGVAAAFYALAACCLAAGIAVLAFIREPPPALRADAPRPVAAGFSGPAQPAAHAEPGLAGDRPASTRDVLRDRRLWRLSVAAGLLVVPQFTMVAFLVEVLHDGRGMSAQRAAVVLTVAQAAGALARILVGAWSDRVGARLRPLRVLAVAAAAGMVAAAVATAAAPVGLLAVVLVLAAAVTVCWNGLAFTAAGELAPPGRAATAMAAENTMNFVAAAATPPLVGLLVTGTGWSRAFLLVAIAPVAAAFALRPILERRPPAEAVRQLLLR; encoded by the coding sequence ATGGGAACTAGGGGCGCGGGCTACCGCTGGGTGGTGCTGGCGGTCGGGACCGTGGCGCAGGCGACGACCAGCGCGTACTTCCAGGGGCTCGCCGGGATCGGGCCGGCGCTGCGGGCCGAGCACGGGCTGACGCTCGGGGGGCTGGGGCTGCTGCTGGCCTGCCCGACGGCCGGCATCCTGCTGACGCTGCTCGCCTGGGGGCCGCTGGTCGACCGGTACGGCGAGTGCCCTGCGATGACGGCCGGGCTCGCCGGAGCGGCGGTGTGCCTGTTCGGCGCCGGGCTCGGCCACGGCCTCGCCACCCGGGCGGTGCTGCTGGCGCTGGCCGGGGCGGCCGGCGCGAGCGTCACGACCGCGAGCGGCCGGGCCGTGCTGACCTGGTTCCCCGGCGCGCGCCGCGGTGTCGCGATGGGGATCCGCCAGTGCGCGGTGCCGGCCGGCTCGGGGCTCGCCGCCGCCGGGCTGCCGGCGGTGACCGACCGGTTCGGCGTCGCCGCCGCCTTCTACGCCCTCGCCGCCTGTTGCCTGGCGGCGGGCATCGCGGTGCTCGCGTTCATCCGTGAGCCACCGCCGGCTCTGCGCGCGGACGCCCCCCGACCTGTGGCGGCGGGGTTCTCGGGGCCCGCTCAGCCCGCGGCGCACGCGGAACCGGGCCTCGCGGGAGACCGGCCGGCCTCGACCCGGGACGTGCTGCGTGACCGGCGGCTATGGCGGCTGAGCGTCGCCGCGGGGCTGCTGGTCGTGCCGCAGTTCACGATGGTCGCGTTTCTGGTGGAGGTGCTGCACGACGGCCGTGGGATGAGCGCCCAGCGCGCGGCCGTCGTGCTGACCGTCGCGCAGGCGGCGGGCGCGCTCGCGCGCATCCTGGTCGGCGCCTGGAGCGACCGGGTGGGAGCCCGGCTGCGCCCGCTGCGGGTGCTCGCCGTCGCCGCCGCGGCCGGGATGGTCGCCGCCGCCGTGGCGACGGCCGCCGCGCCGGTGGGCCTGCTCGCGGTGGTCCTGGTGCTGGCCGCGGCCGTGACGGTCTGCTGGAACGGGCTGGCGTTCACCGCGGCCGGCGAGCTCGCGCCACCCGGCCGGGCGGCGACCGCGATGGCCGCGGAGAACACGATGAACTTCGTCGCCGCCGCGGCGACCCCGCCGCTCGTGGGCCTGCTCGTCACGGGGACCGGCTGGTCACGCGCGTTCCTGCTGGTCGCGATCGCCCCCGTCGCGGCCGCGTTCGCCCTGCGCCCCATCCTGGAGCGCCGGCCGCCCGCCGAGGCCGTGCGCCAGCTTCTCCTGCGCTGA
- a CDS encoding ABC transporter permease, translated as MTTTPLGSGETLQPRVAAPAPVRQPAAFHKTAKVTISRVLRSEWTKLTSLRSTMWTMLAAFVVTIGFGCLIPAITVSEWHNSTPQEQAENFTEPVMTSLVGGYFSQIAIGVLGVLLITGEYSTGMIRTSLGAVPHRLPVLFAKAAVFGVASFALSLLSILAAFFCGQAILHQIGLGVSIGDPHVVRVLLGGAFFVTTIGLLGLVLGTLIRSTGGAIAALLGLIFVVPIITGLLPGDWGSIHKFVPDGGGEALVTVVRDSDVMTPLGGLIVLLAWIVVGLGAAAYTMVRRDA; from the coding sequence ATGACCACCACACCGCTCGGGTCCGGCGAGACCCTCCAGCCGCGGGTAGCGGCGCCGGCACCCGTTCGGCAGCCGGCCGCGTTCCACAAGACCGCCAAGGTCACGATCTCCCGGGTCCTGCGCTCCGAGTGGACCAAGCTCACGTCGCTGCGCTCCACGATGTGGACGATGCTCGCGGCGTTCGTCGTGACGATCGGCTTCGGCTGCCTCATTCCGGCGATCACCGTCTCGGAATGGCACAACTCGACTCCGCAGGAGCAGGCCGAGAACTTCACCGAGCCGGTGATGACGAGCCTGGTCGGCGGCTACTTCTCCCAGATCGCCATCGGCGTCCTCGGCGTGCTGCTGATCACCGGTGAGTACTCGACCGGGATGATCCGCACGTCGCTCGGCGCGGTGCCGCACCGGCTGCCGGTGCTGTTCGCGAAGGCCGCCGTGTTCGGCGTGGCCAGCTTCGCGCTGTCCCTGCTCTCGATCCTCGCCGCGTTCTTCTGCGGCCAGGCGATCCTCCACCAGATCGGTCTCGGCGTCTCGATCGGCGACCCGCACGTGGTGCGCGTGCTGCTCGGTGGGGCGTTCTTCGTCACCACCATCGGCCTGCTCGGGCTCGTGCTCGGAACCCTGATCCGCAGCACCGGCGGCGCGATCGCCGCACTGCTCGGCCTGATCTTCGTGGTGCCGATCATCACCGGCCTGCTGCCCGGCGACTGGGGCAGCATTCACAAGTTCGTCCCGGACGGCGGCGGCGAGGCGCTGGTGACCGTCGTCCGCGACTCGGACGTGATGACGCCGCTTGGCGGCCTGATCGTCCTGCTCGCGTGGATCGTCGTCGGCCTCGGCGCGGCCGCCTACACCATGGTCCGCCGGGACGCCTGA
- a CDS encoding DMT family transporter, translating into MLIVVALSLLAAFLWALSAVLQQRAAMRASRRGSLALDRVVPGHGLMLALMRDPLWFAGWLANLGGFLVQAGALYLGSVAVVQPLIVAQLLFALPLSRVGSGRPLPHGAWWAAGAVSAGLGVLLTVRGKPPEVVHVDDTRLIAAIAVTVAVGVAITVVSIGRPPALRAPMFGIAGGFFYALNAVLIKRTVGLLVDHGVLALAASWHVYALIAAMITSMTLSQTAYASGPFAGAVTGMNITNPVVSYLLAVLVYGVPAPTAPHQVIGLTAAAALVIVGVTGLARMLLPSRPVGTSVAVPVQEAVRRRRAAGAGRRA; encoded by the coding sequence GTGCTGATCGTCGTCGCGCTCAGCCTCCTCGCTGCGTTCCTGTGGGCTCTGTCGGCCGTCCTGCAGCAACGGGCCGCGATGCGGGCGAGCCGCCGGGGCTCGCTGGCGCTCGACCGGGTCGTCCCCGGGCACGGCCTGATGCTGGCCCTGATGCGTGACCCACTGTGGTTCGCCGGCTGGCTGGCCAACCTCGGCGGCTTCCTCGTCCAGGCAGGGGCGCTCTACCTGGGCTCGGTGGCGGTCGTGCAGCCGCTGATCGTGGCGCAGCTGCTGTTCGCGCTTCCGCTGTCCCGGGTCGGCTCGGGCCGTCCGCTGCCGCACGGGGCCTGGTGGGCCGCCGGCGCCGTGTCCGCGGGGCTCGGTGTCCTGCTGACGGTGCGCGGCAAGCCGCCCGAGGTCGTGCATGTCGACGACACGCGCCTCATCGCCGCCATCGCGGTCACGGTCGCGGTCGGGGTCGCGATCACGGTGGTGTCGATCGGCCGGCCCCCGGCGCTGCGGGCCCCGATGTTCGGCATCGCCGGTGGGTTCTTCTACGCGCTCAACGCGGTGCTCATCAAGCGCACCGTCGGTCTCCTCGTCGACCACGGCGTGCTCGCGCTGGCGGCCTCGTGGCACGTCTACGCACTGATCGCCGCGATGATCACGAGCATGACGCTCAGCCAGACGGCCTACGCCTCCGGGCCGTTCGCAGGCGCGGTGACCGGCATGAACATCACCAACCCGGTCGTGTCCTACCTGCTCGCCGTGCTCGTCTACGGCGTCCCCGCGCCGACCGCCCCCCACCAGGTGATCGGGCTGACGGCCGCGGCCGCGCTGGTCATCGTCGGCGTCACCGGCCTCGCGCGCATGCTCCTGCCGTCCCGCCCGGTGGGCACTTCGGTCGCGGTGCCGGTCCAGGAGGCCGTCCGGCGCCGCCGGGCGGCCGGCGCCGGACGCCGGGCCTAG
- a CDS encoding serine/threonine-protein kinase, whose amino-acid sequence MAGWLNCGHRGAAAGIGRRVTRGRSVIVDRQRVEKALPGYSVAERLGSGAYGLVLAGEHLRMGRPVAIKVMDAEDSDESTDSFAAEARVLARLDHPHVLRAHDYVEAEGLCLVVMELLAGSTLTDRQADIGLEQACAVGLAVAGALAHAHDHGVLHRDIKPSNILFAADGTPKVSDFGLAKLLDESAVTASRMVGTPLYMAPEQIQGGRLGPATDLYALGMVLYRLLAGRPPFDPKMPAPALWYQQVTQPPPPMTGVDPRIAAVVLRALAKSPADRHPDATAFALDLARAAVQALGPGWTARAGLPLHLDDAVRRAADDSLDRSASQPSTPPFLGISPPVNEQAIEPASLVPSQRSSTTVPPVILPTGGAEPLAGPSSAPVSPTSPVAPPAGAGIAVGGSRRRAARLAIVCAVLVAALAVTLGLFGADILPGGDHSSAKGGAGPLAGTKPQGAGALSVPASTGPSVTPTIPATDTSTAVGTSTPVVSVSPRTPASSVATAGTVPTRPGSRSTPSQARPAGPEGDSNYQAGSDIAVPGCAGWMDFAGVLYGTLSAGHASCAAEVTTTDEAYGAEPSRVSLTAVDNTRADSKPPSYLYFGYYKLSVRICIWNQNAPADRRCSPVYVDTQGSVSRG is encoded by the coding sequence GTGGCCGGATGGTTAAATTGCGGTCACCGTGGCGCGGCGGCGGGGATTGGGCGGCGAGTTACTCGGGGGCGCTCGGTGATCGTTGACCGGCAGCGGGTGGAGAAGGCGCTGCCCGGCTACAGCGTTGCCGAGAGGTTGGGTTCGGGAGCATACGGGCTCGTCCTGGCCGGCGAGCATCTGCGGATGGGCCGTCCCGTCGCCATCAAGGTGATGGACGCCGAAGACTCCGACGAGTCGACAGACAGCTTTGCCGCCGAGGCTCGGGTGCTGGCGCGGTTGGACCACCCCCATGTGCTGCGCGCGCATGACTATGTCGAGGCCGAGGGCCTTTGCCTCGTGGTGATGGAACTGCTGGCGGGCAGCACGCTGACCGACCGGCAGGCGGATATCGGGCTGGAGCAGGCCTGCGCGGTGGGATTGGCGGTGGCGGGAGCGTTGGCGCATGCTCACGACCACGGGGTTTTGCACCGCGACATCAAGCCCAGCAACATCCTGTTCGCCGCCGACGGCACCCCCAAGGTCAGCGACTTCGGGCTCGCGAAGCTGCTGGACGAATCGGCGGTGACCGCAAGCCGGATGGTGGGGACGCCGCTGTACATGGCGCCGGAACAGATCCAGGGCGGCCGGCTGGGGCCGGCAACCGACCTGTACGCGCTGGGCATGGTGCTCTACCGACTGCTGGCCGGCCGGCCGCCGTTCGATCCGAAAATGCCGGCGCCGGCATTGTGGTACCAGCAGGTGACCCAACCGCCGCCGCCGATGACCGGTGTGGATCCCCGGATCGCCGCCGTGGTTCTCCGCGCGCTGGCGAAGTCCCCCGCGGACCGGCACCCGGATGCCACCGCGTTCGCGCTCGACCTCGCTCGGGCCGCCGTCCAGGCCCTCGGCCCCGGCTGGACCGCCCGTGCGGGGCTGCCGCTGCACCTCGACGACGCCGTCCGCCGTGCCGCCGACGATTCCCTGGACCGGTCAGCGAGCCAGCCCAGCACCCCCCCGTTCCTCGGAATCTCCCCGCCTGTCAACGAACAGGCAATCGAGCCCGCGTCGCTGGTGCCGTCGCAGCGGTCCTCCACAACGGTGCCGCCGGTGATCCTCCCCACCGGTGGGGCCGAGCCGCTCGCTGGACCGTCATCGGCACCGGTATCCCCGACATCCCCGGTAGCCCCGCCCGCGGGCGCGGGCATTGCCGTCGGTGGGTCGCGGCGCAGAGCGGCACGGCTGGCCATCGTCTGCGCCGTGCTGGTGGCTGCCTTGGCGGTAACGCTGGGACTGTTCGGCGCCGACATCCTGCCCGGAGGTGATCATTCGTCGGCGAAGGGCGGAGCCGGACCCCTGGCCGGCACGAAACCTCAGGGCGCCGGGGCCTTGTCCGTCCCGGCATCGACGGGTCCCTCCGTCACACCGACCATTCCCGCCACCGACACCTCCACGGCGGTCGGCACGTCGACCCCGGTGGTCTCGGTCAGCCCCCGGACCCCCGCCTCCTCGGTCGCCACCGCTGGGACCGTGCCGACCAGACCTGGCTCGCGGTCCACCCCGAGCCAGGCGAGGCCCGCAGGGCCGGAAGGCGACTCGAACTATCAGGCAGGCTCAGACATTGCCGTCCCAGGCTGCGCCGGCTGGATGGACTTCGCCGGGGTCCTCTACGGAACACTCTCCGCCGGACACGCCTCCTGCGCCGCCGAGGTCACCACCACCGACGAAGCCTACGGAGCTGAGCCCTCGCGCGTCAGCCTCACGGCGGTGGACAACACCCGGGCGGACTCCAAGCCGCCGTCGTACCTCTATTTCGGCTATTACAAGCTCTCCGTGCGGATCTGCATCTGGAATCAGAACGCCCCCGCCGACAGGAGATGTTCTCCTGTGTACGTCGACACCCAGGGAAGCGTCTCACGGGGCTGA
- a CDS encoding helix-turn-helix transcriptional regulator — protein MTRLASSVFVGRAVELARLEGALRRAADGEGAGVIVGGEAGVGKTRLVEETAARAAAAGHTVLAGGCVELEGDGLPLAPVVEALRGLARRIGPEALARLAGGRRDELARLLPEVAGPATSPAAAGEDVQGHGIGRLFDLVLGVVEALAAEQPVLFVIEDLHWADHSTRALAAFLLRNLRGCRATLVLTYRADGVGPGHPLRTFLAESERLRWVAGSERQRWVERIELARFGRAEVTELVEAILGEAPADDLVDAVMDRSDGNAFFVEELVCAAGAGGVDTISPTLREALLARIEALPAATRHLLRVAAAGGQRVEHRLLAAVLGLPEEQLWDALRAAVATGVLMVAPADDAYCFRHALTRGALRHEALPGELSHLHRRYAQALEADPGLVGGGSRAAAAVAYHWYAACDHLRALPALLTAARAAAGTFAFAEALRHYERALASWDEVPDAAERAGVDHLGVLEAAIAVAKTAGELRRGLDLTTQARAEAARLGDPVRQALVLTEQSFLLRMLGHSDGVEEAREAVRLMPAEPPTPTRAKVLVSLGKALSMIPRRAAALEAIEEALAVARATGARRVEGKALMSTACLASVWTWPEDARLGREIAQELGDDDLLLSSYTNESDTWLGGCRFDEAIAAGREGLRLARRLGQERNHGLLIAGNVVEALFGAGRWDEAEKLLAETTELGPVGIHALFLEQLRGDLALARGRLDEAATALAAAEGTLAYRYLGSQYTMPLLRLRIEVDLRRAQPGALADGVAAALAAVRAVETFDFTDVVRYAAPLLAAAMGATAEAAGVARALRARDDLRRALEAADRVAALAAEMPFDRAVSGEACRAVIAGEQARAESRPDPRAWASAAKAWAALGVPYHSARARYRRAEALLAIGDRSAAGDELRAAATAADALGAHLLRHDLRLLAAQGRLALPGSADELTAAEGECGVATADGPPLGLTARELDVLRLVAAGSTNPQIATALFISRKTASTHVSNILGKLGVTTRGEAAAVAHRLRLFDGTDVADTAVPDHRPVTRR, from the coding sequence ATGACGCGACTCGCCAGCTCGGTGTTCGTCGGCCGCGCGGTCGAGCTCGCCCGGCTGGAGGGCGCGCTGCGACGCGCGGCCGACGGCGAGGGCGCGGGCGTCATCGTCGGCGGCGAGGCTGGCGTCGGCAAGACCCGGCTGGTGGAGGAGACGGCCGCCCGGGCCGCCGCGGCGGGGCACACCGTGCTCGCCGGGGGCTGCGTCGAGCTCGAGGGCGACGGACTGCCGCTCGCCCCGGTCGTCGAGGCGCTGCGCGGCCTGGCCCGCCGGATAGGCCCTGAGGCGCTGGCCCGGCTCGCGGGCGGGCGCCGCGACGAGCTGGCCCGGCTCCTGCCCGAGGTCGCCGGCCCCGCCACCAGCCCCGCGGCCGCGGGTGAGGACGTCCAGGGGCACGGCATCGGCCGGCTGTTCGACCTGGTGCTCGGCGTCGTCGAGGCGCTGGCGGCCGAGCAGCCGGTGCTGTTCGTCATCGAGGACCTGCACTGGGCGGACCATTCCACCCGCGCCCTGGCCGCGTTCCTGCTGCGCAACCTGCGTGGCTGCCGGGCGACGCTGGTGCTCACCTATCGGGCCGACGGCGTCGGGCCAGGCCACCCGCTGCGGACATTCCTCGCCGAGTCCGAGCGGCTGCGCTGGGTGGCGGGCTCGGAGCGACAGCGCTGGGTCGAGCGGATCGAGCTCGCCCGGTTCGGCCGGGCCGAGGTGACCGAGCTGGTCGAGGCCATCCTCGGCGAGGCGCCGGCGGACGACCTGGTCGACGCCGTCATGGACCGCTCGGACGGCAACGCGTTCTTCGTCGAGGAGTTGGTCTGCGCCGCCGGCGCAGGCGGGGTCGACACGATCAGCCCGACACTGCGCGAGGCCCTGCTCGCCCGGATCGAGGCGCTGCCGGCGGCGACGCGCCACCTGTTGCGGGTCGCGGCCGCGGGCGGCCAGCGGGTAGAGCACCGCCTCCTTGCCGCAGTCCTCGGCCTGCCGGAGGAGCAACTGTGGGACGCGCTGCGCGCGGCCGTCGCCACGGGTGTGCTGATGGTCGCCCCGGCCGACGACGCCTACTGCTTCCGCCACGCGCTGACCCGCGGCGCCCTGCGCCACGAGGCGCTGCCCGGAGAGCTGTCCCATCTGCACCGGCGCTACGCGCAGGCGCTGGAGGCCGATCCGGGCCTGGTCGGTGGCGGCTCGCGGGCCGCCGCGGCGGTCGCCTACCACTGGTACGCGGCCTGCGACCACCTCAGGGCGCTGCCGGCCCTGCTGACCGCCGCCCGCGCCGCCGCCGGCACCTTCGCGTTCGCCGAGGCGCTGCGGCACTATGAGCGGGCGCTCGCCAGCTGGGACGAGGTGCCCGACGCGGCCGAGCGGGCGGGTGTCGACCACCTCGGGGTCCTGGAGGCGGCGATCGCGGTGGCGAAGACGGCCGGCGAGCTGCGCCGTGGGCTGGACCTGACGACCCAGGCGCGTGCTGAGGCCGCCCGTCTGGGGGACCCGGTGCGCCAGGCCCTGGTGCTGACGGAGCAGAGCTTCCTGTTGCGCATGCTCGGCCATTCGGACGGGGTCGAGGAGGCGCGGGAGGCGGTCCGGCTGATGCCCGCCGAGCCGCCCACGCCGACGCGGGCAAAGGTGCTGGTCTCGCTGGGCAAGGCGCTGTCGATGATCCCGCGGCGCGCCGCGGCGCTGGAGGCGATCGAGGAGGCGCTGGCCGTCGCCCGCGCCACCGGCGCGCGCCGGGTCGAGGGAAAGGCCCTGATGAGCACCGCCTGCCTCGCCAGCGTCTGGACCTGGCCGGAGGATGCGCGCCTGGGCCGGGAGATCGCCCAGGAGCTGGGCGACGACGACCTGCTGCTGTCCAGCTACACCAACGAGTCCGACACCTGGCTCGGTGGCTGCCGTTTCGACGAGGCGATCGCCGCCGGACGCGAGGGGTTGCGGCTGGCCCGCAGGCTCGGCCAGGAACGCAACCACGGCCTGCTCATCGCGGGCAACGTCGTCGAGGCGCTGTTCGGGGCCGGCCGCTGGGACGAGGCCGAGAAACTGCTCGCCGAGACCACCGAGCTCGGCCCGGTGGGAATCCACGCGCTGTTCCTCGAGCAGCTGAGAGGCGACCTGGCGCTGGCCCGTGGCCGGCTCGATGAGGCCGCGACGGCGCTGGCCGCCGCCGAGGGCACACTCGCCTACCGTTACCTCGGCAGCCAGTACACGATGCCGCTCCTGCGGCTGCGCATCGAGGTCGACCTGCGCCGTGCCCAACCGGGCGCGCTGGCCGATGGCGTCGCCGCCGCCCTGGCGGCCGTGCGCGCCGTGGAGACGTTCGACTTCACCGACGTGGTCCGCTACGCCGCGCCGTTGCTCGCCGCCGCCATGGGCGCCACCGCCGAGGCCGCGGGCGTGGCCAGGGCCCTGCGCGCCCGGGACGACCTGCGCCGCGCCCTCGAGGCCGCCGACAGGGTCGCCGCGCTGGCCGCCGAGATGCCGTTCGACCGGGCGGTGTCCGGTGAGGCCTGCCGCGCGGTGATCGCCGGGGAGCAGGCCAGGGCCGAGAGCCGGCCGGACCCGCGGGCGTGGGCGAGTGCGGCGAAGGCCTGGGCCGCGCTCGGCGTGCCCTACCACTCGGCCAGGGCGCGCTACCGGCGGGCGGAGGCGCTGCTCGCCATCGGCGACCGGTCGGCGGCCGGTGACGAGCTGCGCGCCGCCGCGACCGCCGCGGACGCGCTCGGCGCGCACCTGCTGCGCCATGACCTGCGCCTGCTCGCCGCGCAGGGCCGCCTGGCGCTGCCGGGCTCCGCGGACGAGCTGACTGCGGCCGAGGGTGAGTGCGGGGTGGCCACCGCGGACGGCCCGCCGCTCGGCCTGACCGCGCGGGAGCTGGACGTGCTGCGCCTCGTCGCCGCCGGCAGCACCAACCCGCAGATCGCCACGGCCCTGTTCATCAGCCGCAAGACCGCGAGCACGCACGTCTCGAACATCCTCGGCAAGCTGGGCGTCACCACTCGCGGCGAGGCCGCGGCCGTCGCCCACCGCCTGCGCCTGTTCGATGGCACCGACGTCGCTGATACCGCCGTCCCCGACCACCGTCCCGTGACGCGCCGCTAG